In the Pseudoliparis swirei isolate HS2019 ecotype Mariana Trench chromosome 19, NWPU_hadal_v1, whole genome shotgun sequence genome, one interval contains:
- the rab33a gene encoding ras-related protein Rab-33A: MTNDSPEETRAPGGGGGDRGGGGKGNTRRNRADDNVTILTSSMDLQRASSRSRASSSNDAAPSITSSLELSIQTRIFKIIVIGDSNVGKTCLTFRFTGGSFPDKTEATIGVDFREKAVELEGETIKVQVWDTAGQERFRKSMVEHYYRNVHAVVFVYDVTKMASFRNLQTWIEECNGHRVSASVPRVLVGNKCDLVDQIQVPSNMALKFADSHNMLLFETSAKDPRESQNVDSIFMSLACRLKAQKSLLYRDVEREDGRVRLTQETETKSSCPC; this comes from the exons ATGACCAACGATTCCCCGGAGGAGACCCGAGCTccgggcggcggcggaggagataggggaggaggagggaaagggaACACACGGAGGAACCGAGCGGACGACAATGTCACCATCCTGACATCCTCCATGGACCTCCAGAGAGCCAGCAGCCGGAGCCGAGCCAGCAGCAGCAACGACGCCGCCCCGAgcatcacctcctccctggagCTGAGCATCCAGACGCGGATCTTTAAGATCATCGTCATCGGGGACTCGAACGTGGGCAAGACCTGCCTCACCTTCCGCTTCACCGGGGGCAGCTTCCCCGACAAGACCGAGGCCACCATCGGCGTGGATTTCCGGGAGAAGGCGGTGGAGCTCGAAGGAGAGACTatcaag gtgCAGGTGTGGGACACGGCGGGCCAGGAGCGTTTCCGTAAATCCATGGTGGAGCACTACTACCGCAACGTCCACGCCGTGGTCTTCGTGTACGACGTCACCAAGATGGCCTCCTTCCGCAACCTGCAGACGTGGATAGAG GAGTGTAACGGCCATCGGGTCTCAGCATCGGTGCCTCGAGTCCTGGTGGGGAACAAGTGTGACCTCGTGGACCAAATACAG GTGCCCTCCAACATGGCGCTGAAGTTCGCCGACTCCCACAACATGCTGCTGTTCGAGACGTCGGCCAAGGACCCGAGGGAGAGCCAGAACGTGGACTCCATCTTCATGTCGCTGGCGTGCCGCCTCAAGGCCCAGAAGTCCCTCCTCTACAGAGACGTGGAGAGGGAGGACGGCAGGGTGCGGCTCACACAAGAGACTGAAACAAAGAGCAGTTGTCCTTgttga